The region TGTATCAAAAAATGAACGAGGCTAGTGAGAATCTCCAATTTGAACGGGCAAAGGAATACCGCGATCAAATCTTGTATATGGACGCCGTCATGGAGAAACAGAAAATTACCTTTCAGGACCATGTGGACCGCGATGTTTTCGGTTATGCCGTTGACAGGGGATGGATGTGTGTTCAGGTCTTTTATCTTCGTCAGGGCAAGATGATTGAGAGGGACGTTTCGATATTCCCCTATTTTGGCGATGAGAAAGAAGATTTTTTGTCTTTTGTCACCCAATTTTATTACGACAGACAGCAAACGCTTCCCAAGGAAATTTTTCTTCCCGAAGGAACAGAAGGTGAAGAACTTTCCCAATGGCTGCAGGTAAAAGTATCGATACCAAGACGGGGGTTAAAGAAAAATTTAGTAGAGATGGCCACAAAAAATGCGGAAATTGCCCTACAGGAGCGTTTCCGCTTGCAGGAGAAGGACTATGCCCGAACCGTCGATGCCCTACATCAACTGGGGGAGAGAATGGGGATTGGAACCCCTCATCGCATTGAGGCCTTTGATAATTCAAATATTCAAGGCACGGATCCGGTTTCTGCTATGGTTGTTTATATTGATGGGAAGCCTGACAAAAAAGAATATCGAAAATATAAAATACGAACGGTTGTAGGGGTAGATGATTATGATACGATAAGGGAAGTGATTCGCAGGAGATATACTCGGGTATTAAAAGAGGAACTCCCCTTGCCAGACCTAATTTTTGTCGACGGAGGAAAGGGACAAATATCTGCTGCTGCAGACGTTTTGGAGAATGAACTGGGGCTTTTTATACCGGTATGCGGAATGGCAAAGGATGAAAGACACCGAAGTGAACAATTGTGGATGGGTCAACCTCCACAGCCCGTTCCATTGGATAGGCACAGTGAAGCCTTTTATCTGATGCAGAGAATACAGGATGAGGTCCACCGTTTTGCCATTACTTTTCACCGGGAAACCCGCGGCAAAAGAATGGTGTCATCTGTATTGGATGAGATTCCGGGAATCGGTCCAAAGAGAAAGAGGGTTTTGTTGCAGCATTTCGGCTCGGTGAAAAAAATAAAGGAAGCCTCTCTGGATGAACTCAAAGAATTAGGGTTTCCTGAACCTTTGGCAAAGAATCTTCTGGAGCATCTTGACAAGGAAACTTAGGGAAATTGGGGTTTACACTTTCTGATGTCCCATGGTATAATCCATTACAATTAAATATGTAACACCTCACTGCCAGAAGTGAGGTAGAGGCGCAAAGACCATGAGTAACCCATTGGAGAAAGGCATCGAAGAAAATGGGAGAAAGGGGAATTTGCCGAAGTGTTCCATTTGGCCAAAATGGAATGCTGGGCTTACACTGAATAAGTGTAAGACTGTCACTATCCATGACCCCCATGGATAGTGGAGCACTATCTTGCGATGGGGAGAGGTGGCGGTCAATGTCTACGTGACAACGACAAGGCTAACCTTGTTGTTGTCTTTTTCATTTTTTGGACCCTTTATAATGTCCGTATTAAGAAGACACATGTGCTTTTATAAGGGACGAGATTGCAGAAGTGAGAAGTAATTTGTTTTTTTAGGATGGGAGGAGAAGAGATTGGGTATTATTGTTCATAAGTATGGGGGAACCTCCGTTGGATCAATTGAAAGGATTCAGTGTGTGGCTCAACGTGTAGCCAAGGCAGTGGATGAAGGATGTCAGTGTGTGGTAGTCGTGTCAGCTATGGGAAAATCCACAGATGTTTTGGTAGACATGGCAAAACAAATTGCGCCTTATCCGAGTGAGAGGGAGATGGATATGCTCCTTGCTACTGGTGAGCAGGTATCCATTGCTTTATTAACAATGGCCTTTCATCAGTTGGGGTATGATGCCGTCTCCCTTACCGGATGGCAGGCGGGAATTTTGACTCAACCGGTTCACGGTCGAGCGAGAATTACAGGAATTGATAACGAGAGAATCATTTCATACCTAAATGAAGGCAAAATTGTTGTGGTTGCTGGGTTTCAAGGAATGACTGAAGATGGACAGATTACGACCTTGGGTAGGGGCGGATCAGACACTACTGCTGTTGCTCTGGCTGCCAGTTTGAAGGCAGATTTATGCGAGATATTTACCGATGTAACCGGGGTATATTCAGCAGATCCACGGGTGGTTTCTCGAGCAAGAAAACTGTCTTCCATTTCCTATGATGAAATGTTGGAATTGGCCAATCTGGGGGCTGGGGTCCTTCATCCAAGGGCGGTGGAATGTGCGAAGAAATATGGAGTTCGGTTAACGGTTCGCTCCAGTTTTGTTGAAGAAGAAGGAACACGGGTAGAGGAGGTTTCAAGTATGGAAACTGGATTAGTCGTCAGGGGTGTTGCCCATGATGAAGATGTGGCAAGGGTAACGGTGATTGGAATGCCTAGCCGGGTCGGATCACTTTCCAATTTATTTATGACTTTGGCAGAAAATAATATCAATGTAGATATTATCATTCAAAGCTCTTATGATGCGGAAGAAACAAATATTTCTTTCTCTGTTTCAACTGCAGATTTGAATAAAACATTACGTGTGTTGGCAGCTCACCAGGAGAAGCTGAATTTCCAATCCATTTCCCATGAGGCCGATTTGGCGAAGGTCTCGATTGTAGGGGCTGGAATGATCAGCAATCCAGGAATTGCTGCTCAAATGTTTAAAGAATTGAGCGATGCAGATATTCCGATTCGGATGGTCAGCACATCAGAAATCAAAGTCTCCTGTGTCATTCCGAAGGAATTCACCTTGTTAGCGGTTAATACCCTTCATACGGCTTTTAAACTGGATGTGGAAGAAGAAGCTGTTGTTCATGGGTAAAGGGTTTCCTTTTTTTTCAGAACACGATAAACTGTTGATAAAGGTAATTACGAAATGACAATCAAAGGAGATTAAATCAAATGACACGGTGGAAAATGAAAGAACCGGTTAATACTTGGACGCATTTTGTCACGTTTTTGGCAGGAATCGTTGGGTTGATCTTTTTAATCATCCTATCTAAGGACAATCCTTCCAAGCTTATCACCATGACGATTTATGGGATAAGTATCATTATGTTGTATGGGGCTAGTACTTTGTATCACTGGTTACGTACCACACCGAGGAAGGAACTCGTTCTTAAAAAGATCGATCACATCTCTATCTTCATTCTTATTGCTGGAACCTATACACCAGTATTTTATTATGGCTTAAGCGGGACTTGGAGATGGGCGATGCTCAGTTCTGTTTGGGCTATCGCCTTGATTGGCATAATATTAAAAATTTGGTTTATACATGCACCCAGGTCTGTTTCCACTATTTTTTACATCACATTGGGTTGGATTGCTATTATTCCATTTGTAAAGTTGGTGGAAAATTTCCCGATTGGAGCCATTGTATTAATGATCACCGGTGGAGTAGCGTATACGATTGGCGGTATCATTTATGCCACAAAGATATTTGATTTTTTTCCAAAGAAGTTTGGCTTCCATGAAATCTTCCATCTGTTCGTGATGGCCGGAACCATTCTTCATTTTATTATGGTTGCCGTATTTATTTTGCCTTCTTAAACGGAGTATCCCTCAGCAGTGCTATTTAGTTGTAATAAAAGGAGTATTGCATGGAAACACAATTTGAGTTGGTCTTACTTTTATTAGCGATTGCGGCAGGGGTAACTGCTTTCGCCAAAAAACTGAATCTCCCCTATCCTATTGCGTTGGTTATTGTAGGAGCAATAATAGGATTATTACCAATTCCAGGACTTGAGGAATTGAAGGATTTTTTTGCCGAGGATGAAGTGTTTCGCTTTGCGATCATATCAATTTTTTTACCTACCTTGTTGGGTGAAGCTACCCTTAAACTTCCCTTTTCTCATCTTAGGGAAAACAGGGGTCCTATCTTAACTTTAGCGCTCGTTGGGACCCTGGTATCCTTTATCGTCGCGGGATTGTTGACGGTGCAGTTTTTAAGTCTTCCCTTACAGGCGGCTTTTGTATTTGCTGCATTAATGGCAGCGACAGACCCGGTCAGTGTTTTATCTATTTTTAAAAGCATGGGGGTAAATCACAGGTTATCCATCATCATGGAAGGGGAAAGCCTGATTAATGATGGAGTGGCCGTTGTCCTGTTCACCATTGCCGCATATCAGATGAGCACATTTATAGAGGCTGGACCCTTTGGTATTGCCATGGGGCTGTTTCAGTTTTTTAAGGT is a window of Microaerobacter geothermalis DNA encoding:
- the uvrC gene encoding excinuclease ABC subunit UvrC, with translation MTSLSLKEKLSFLPDKPGCYLMKDYEGKVIYVGKAKVLKNRVRSYFTGSHDGKTQRLVSEIVDFEYIVTDSALEALILECNLIKKYSPRYNVMLKDDKTYPYIKLTREEHPRLEVVRKIRKDNAKYFGPYPNAGAAQQTKKLLDRLYPLRKCKTIPDRVCLYYHMGQCIAPCIQTVEKKTYQKITQEITRFLKGGHEKIREELYQKMNEASENLQFERAKEYRDQILYMDAVMEKQKITFQDHVDRDVFGYAVDRGWMCVQVFYLRQGKMIERDVSIFPYFGDEKEDFLSFVTQFYYDRQQTLPKEIFLPEGTEGEELSQWLQVKVSIPRRGLKKNLVEMATKNAEIALQERFRLQEKDYARTVDALHQLGERMGIGTPHRIEAFDNSNIQGTDPVSAMVVYIDGKPDKKEYRKYKIRTVVGVDDYDTIREVIRRRYTRVLKEELPLPDLIFVDGGKGQISAAADVLENELGLFIPVCGMAKDERHRSEQLWMGQPPQPVPLDRHSEAFYLMQRIQDEVHRFAITFHRETRGKRMVSSVLDEIPGIGPKRKRVLLQHFGSVKKIKEASLDELKELGFPEPLAKNLLEHLDKET
- the trhA gene encoding PAQR family membrane homeostasis protein TrhA, which gives rise to MTRWKMKEPVNTWTHFVTFLAGIVGLIFLIILSKDNPSKLITMTIYGISIIMLYGASTLYHWLRTTPRKELVLKKIDHISIFILIAGTYTPVFYYGLSGTWRWAMLSSVWAIALIGIILKIWFIHAPRSVSTIFYITLGWIAIIPFVKLVENFPIGAIVLMITGGVAYTIGGIIYATKIFDFFPKKFGFHEIFHLFVMAGTILHFIMVAVFILPS
- a CDS encoding aspartate kinase; translated protein: MGIIVHKYGGTSVGSIERIQCVAQRVAKAVDEGCQCVVVVSAMGKSTDVLVDMAKQIAPYPSEREMDMLLATGEQVSIALLTMAFHQLGYDAVSLTGWQAGILTQPVHGRARITGIDNERIISYLNEGKIVVVAGFQGMTEDGQITTLGRGGSDTTAVALAASLKADLCEIFTDVTGVYSADPRVVSRARKLSSISYDEMLELANLGAGVLHPRAVECAKKYGVRLTVRSSFVEEEGTRVEEVSSMETGLVVRGVAHDEDVARVTVIGMPSRVGSLSNLFMTLAENNINVDIIIQSSYDAEETNISFSVSTADLNKTLRVLAAHQEKLNFQSISHEADLAKVSIVGAGMISNPGIAAQMFKELSDADIPIRMVSTSEIKVSCVIPKEFTLLAVNTLHTAFKLDVEEEAVVHG